In Kineococcus mangrovi, the sequence CCGAGCCCGGACGTCCCCGTGGACAGGGACCGCAGGAGACGGAGGGGGCCGGACGTGAGCGAAGCCGACAACGCGTGGCGCATCGAGGTCGACGGCGCCGACCACGAGGTGGACGTCGACGTGAGCGCGATGACGGGCAAGATCGTCGTCCGGCTGGACGGCGAGGTCCTCGAGGAGGACCGGATCTGGTTCTCCGACAAGCAGATCCGCTTCACCCTCGGCAGCTGCGAGGTGCAGGTGGACGTCGACCTCGCGAACGCGGGCTTCTCG encodes:
- a CDS encoding PepSY domain-containing protein, which produces MSEADNAWRIEVDGADHEVDVDVSAMTGKIVVRLDGEVLEEDRIWFSDKQIRFTLGSCEVQVDVDLANAGFSTRSSLRLDGRHVEPLRR